Proteins encoded within one genomic window of Gemmatimonadota bacterium:
- a CDS encoding exo-alpha-sialidase, translating to MIDKTHLFEGRTNGYHIYRVPGILCTQNNILLATAEARRGRGGDWDGNDVLMRRSADGGQTWDSPTVVARCDTYGEGPISNFVMISDRKDSAVHALYCHNYARVFYMQSKDDGATWSDPTEITDALTPFREQYPWRVIATGPGHGIQLQNGRLIVPIWMSDGGGTEFGPGKLGHRPSTVAGIYSDDHAQTWQRSDIIVRTEGEYINPSETLPVERNDGRVLFNIRTESKRHRRLITTSPDGATNWSELKFDDALLEPVCMGSILKLQNGNIIFANPDNLEREFARPGRVSYDRKRLTVKMSTDDCQTWPVSKILEPGPSSYSDLAQTADGTICCIYENQIFTRQNDTRYVTVARFDLEWLEQ from the coding sequence ATGATAGACAAAACCCACCTCTTTGAAGGTCGGACAAACGGGTATCACATCTACCGCGTACCGGGCATCCTCTGCACGCAAAACAACATCCTCCTCGCCACGGCAGAGGCGCGACGCGGCAGAGGCGGCGATTGGGACGGCAATGACGTGCTTATGCGGCGAAGTGCAGATGGTGGTCAGACCTGGGACTCACCCACCGTCGTCGCCCGTTGCGACACGTATGGCGAAGGCCCCATCAGCAACTTCGTCATGATCTCCGACCGCAAAGATAGCGCAGTACACGCCCTCTATTGTCACAACTACGCCCGCGTATTTTACATGCAAAGCAAAGACGACGGCGCCACATGGTCCGATCCCACTGAAATCACAGATGCACTCACACCCTTCCGCGAACAATATCCCTGGCGCGTCATAGCCACTGGACCCGGGCACGGCATCCAACTTCAAAACGGACGCCTCATCGTACCCATCTGGATGTCGGACGGCGGCGGCACGGAATTTGGCCCGGGCAAACTCGGGCATCGCCCCTCCACAGTCGCGGGCATCTACAGCGACGACCACGCGCAAACCTGGCAGCGCAGTGACATTATCGTACGCACAGAAGGCGAATACATCAACCCCAGCGAAACACTCCCCGTTGAACGCAACGACGGGCGCGTCTTATTCAACATCCGCACGGAATCCAAACGCCATCGCCGCCTCATCACCACCAGCCCCGATGGCGCGACCAACTGGTCAGAGCTAAAATTTGACGACGCCCTGCTCGAACCCGTGTGCATGGGCAGCATCCTCAAACTCCAAAACGGCAACATCATTTTTGCCAACCCCGACAACCTCGAACGCGAATTTGCCAGACCGGGGCGCGTCTCTTACGACCGCAAACGCCTCACCGTCAAAATGAGCACCGACGACTGCCAGACCTGGCCCGTCTCCAAAATTCTCGAACCGGGACCCTCGAGTTATTCAGACCTCGCCCAAACAGCCGACGGCACAATATGCTGCATATACGAAAACCAGATCTTCACGCGACAAAACGACACGCGATACGTCACCGTCGCTCGCTTTGACCTCGAATGGCTGGAACAATAA